The genomic DNA GGGAGGTGAGGGAGGGAAGCTACTGACATAAATCAGTCGGGGTGGGTAGGAACCCATGAGCCATCTCTGCCTGGAGGATATGACACCTACTGGGGACAATCCTAAACTCAGAttgctcacaaggtctttgtagggaaTCCCAGCTGTTTCCATCAGGTACTGACAGTATTTGAGTTGGTTGAATGATTcctctcctgtgctgctgcctctcaggatctctctttctcctgagccctggagatc from Mauremys mutica isolate MM-2020 ecotype Southern chromosome 15, ASM2049712v1, whole genome shotgun sequence includes the following:
- the LOC123350123 gene encoding zinc finger protein 641-like isoform X3 yields the protein MQENYENVTSLGFPVSKPDVISQLEWEEEPRVPDLQGSGEREILRGSSTGEESFNQLKYCQYLMETAGIPYKDLVMGW
- the LOC123350123 gene encoding zinc finger protein 641-like isoform X2, which codes for MQENYENVTSLGFPVSKPDVISQLEWEEEPRVPDLQGSGEREILRGSSTGEESFNQLKYCQYLMETAGIPYKDLQVMGW